A portion of the Meriones unguiculatus strain TT.TT164.6M chromosome 11, Bangor_MerUng_6.1, whole genome shotgun sequence genome contains these proteins:
- the Znf263 gene encoding zinc finger protein 263 isoform X1, producing MAMAAGPSSREPEGLLIVKLEEDCPWSQEVPTPGPQPSPEVSHLRFRRFRFQEASGPREALSQLQELCHGWLQPEMRTKEQILELLVLEQFLTILPQEIQSRVKELRPESGEEAVTLVERMQRELGKLRQQVTNQGRGAEVLLEEPLPLETAGESPSFKLEPMETERSPGPRLQELLDPSPKRDPQAVKERALSAPWLSVFPHEGNVEDKDMTGSQLPESFEDMAMYISQEWGQQDPSKRALSRDMVQDSYENVSTLESCTAGQESLATQVEQGGKPWEPSVQSCREGVSPRSPLPGAEKFQNPERNAESVSPESADPPVLLPGLARREVPWSPEEGRPDDGEGHWECPSEDKTEESLVGIISSRGLFQPKEQPKKLHLCPLCGKNFSNNSNLIRHQRLHAAEKLCMDVDCGEVFGGHPHFLSLHKTQVGEEAHKCLECGKCFSQNTHLIRHQRTHTGEKPYQCNVCGKSFSCNSNLHRHQRTHTGEKPYKCPECGEIFAHSSNLLRHQRIHTGERPYRCSECGKSFSRSSHLVIHERTHERERLDPFPECGQGMNDSPPFLTNHGALRVERKLFECLTCGKSFRQGMHLTRHQRTHTGEKPYKCALCGENFSHRSNLIRHQRIHTGEKPYTCHECGDSFSHSSNRIRHLRTHTGERPYKCSQCGESFSRSSRLTSHQRTHTG from the exons ATGGCTATGGCTGCGGGTCCGAGCTCCCGGGAGCCAGAAGGGCTGCTGATAGTGAAActggaggaggactgcccctggAGCCAGGAGGTACCCACGCCTGGCCCACAGCCCAGCCCAGAGGTCTCCCACCTGCGTTTTCGACGGTTCCGCTTTCAGGAAGCCTCCGGTCCCCGCGAGGCCCTTAGCCAGCTTCAGGAGCTTTGCCATGGGTGGCTGCAGCCGGAGATGCGCACCAAGGAGCAGATCCTGGAGCTTTTGGTGTTGGAGCAGTTCTTGACCATCCTTCCCCAAGAGATTCAGAGCAGGGTGAAGGAGCTGCGCCCAGAGAGCGGCGAAGAGGCAGTGACCCTCGTGGAGCGTATGCAGAGagaacttgggaaactgaggcaacag GTCACAAACCAAGGGCGGGGAGCAGAAGTGCTTTTGGAGGAGCCTTTGCCACTGGAAACGGCAGGAGAGTCACCGAGCTTCAAGCTGGAGCCAATGGAGACTGAGCGAAGCCCTGGCCCCAGGCTGCAGGAGCTGCTAGACCCCAGCCCCAAAAGAGACCCCCAGGCTGTAAAGGAGAGGG CATTATCTGCTCCCTGGctctctgtctttcctcatgAAGGGAATGTGGAAGATAAGGATATGACGGGGTCCCAG TTGCCCGAGAGCTTCGAGGACATGGCAATGTATATCTCTCAGGAGTGGGGCCAGCAAGATCCTAGTAAGAGAGCTCTCTCAAGGGATATGGTGCAAGATAGCTATGAGAACGTGAGCACTCTAG AGTCCTGCACAGCCGGTCAGGAGAGCTTAGCCACCCAGGTGGAACAAGGAGGGAAGCCATGGGAGCCTAGTGTCCAAAGCTGCAGGGAAGGCGTGAGCCCCAGGAGCCCACTTCCAG gGGCAGAAAAGTTTCAGAACCCAGAAAGAAATGCTGAGtcagtttctcctgaaagtgccGATCCTCCAGTACTGTTGCCTGGCCTGGCCAGGAGGGAGGTGCCCTGGAGTCCCGAGGAGGGCAGACCCGATGACGGAGAAGGACACTGGGAATGTCCTTCAGAAGACAAAACAGAAGAGTCCTTGGTGGGAATCATAAGTTCTAGAGGACTGTTCCAGCCAAAGGAACAGCCCAAGAAATTGCATTTGTGCCCCTTGTGTGGCAAGAATTTTTCTAACAACTCAAACCTAATCAGGCACCAGAGACTGCATGCGGCAGAGAAGCTGTGTATGGACGTAGACTGTGGGGAAGTCTTTGGGGGGCATCCACATTTTCTGTCACTGCACAAAACACAGGTGGGAGAAGAAGCCCATAAGTGCCTTGAATGTGGAAAATGCTTCAGTCAAAACACCCACCTCATCCGCCATCAGCGCACCCACACGGGTGAAAAGCCCTATCAGTGCAATGTGTGTGGAAAGAGCTTCTCCTGCAACTCCAACCTCCACAGACACCAGAGGACACACACTGGGGAGAAGCCCTACAAGTGCCCCGAGTGCGGGGAGATCTTTGCTCACAGCTCCAACCTGCTCCGCCACCAGAGAATCCACACTGGGGAGAGGCCCTACCGCTGTAGCGAATGTGGGAAAAGCTTCTCTCGGAGTTCACACCTTGTCATTCATGAAAGAACCcacgagagagagagacttgaccCTTTCCCTGAGTGTGGGCAGGGCATGAATGACAGTCCCCCCTTTCTTACAAACCATGGAGCTCTCAGAGTGGAGAGGAAACTCTTTGAATGTTTAACTTGTGGGAAAAGTTTCCGGCAGGGCATGCACCTGACCAGACAtcagagaacacacacaggagaaaaacCATATAAGTGTGCCCTTTGCGGGGAAAACTTCTCTCATAGATCTAACTTGATCAGACACCAGAGAATTCACACGGGAGAAAAGCCTTACACCTGTCACGAGTGTGGAGACAGTTTCTCTCACAGTTCCAATCGGATCCGTCACCTGAGAACCCACACTGGAGAAAGGCCGTACAAATGTTCTCAGTGTGGAGAAAGCTTCTCTCGGAGCTCACGCCTCACGAGTCACCAGCGAACTCACACTGGTTAG
- the Znf263 gene encoding zinc finger protein 263 isoform X2: protein MAMAAGPSSREPEGLLIVKLEEDCPWSQEVPTPGPQPSPEVSHLRFRRFRFQEASGPREALSQLQELCHGWLQPEMRTKEQILELLVLEQFLTILPQEIQSRVKELRPESGEEAVTLVERMQRELGKLRQQLPESFEDMAMYISQEWGQQDPSKRALSRDMVQDSYENVSTLESCTAGQESLATQVEQGGKPWEPSVQSCREGVSPRSPLPGAEKFQNPERNAESVSPESADPPVLLPGLARREVPWSPEEGRPDDGEGHWECPSEDKTEESLVGIISSRGLFQPKEQPKKLHLCPLCGKNFSNNSNLIRHQRLHAAEKLCMDVDCGEVFGGHPHFLSLHKTQVGEEAHKCLECGKCFSQNTHLIRHQRTHTGEKPYQCNVCGKSFSCNSNLHRHQRTHTGEKPYKCPECGEIFAHSSNLLRHQRIHTGERPYRCSECGKSFSRSSHLVIHERTHERERLDPFPECGQGMNDSPPFLTNHGALRVERKLFECLTCGKSFRQGMHLTRHQRTHTGEKPYKCALCGENFSHRSNLIRHQRIHTGEKPYTCHECGDSFSHSSNRIRHLRTHTGERPYKCSQCGESFSRSSRLTSHQRTHTG from the exons ATGGCTATGGCTGCGGGTCCGAGCTCCCGGGAGCCAGAAGGGCTGCTGATAGTGAAActggaggaggactgcccctggAGCCAGGAGGTACCCACGCCTGGCCCACAGCCCAGCCCAGAGGTCTCCCACCTGCGTTTTCGACGGTTCCGCTTTCAGGAAGCCTCCGGTCCCCGCGAGGCCCTTAGCCAGCTTCAGGAGCTTTGCCATGGGTGGCTGCAGCCGGAGATGCGCACCAAGGAGCAGATCCTGGAGCTTTTGGTGTTGGAGCAGTTCTTGACCATCCTTCCCCAAGAGATTCAGAGCAGGGTGAAGGAGCTGCGCCCAGAGAGCGGCGAAGAGGCAGTGACCCTCGTGGAGCGTATGCAGAGagaacttgggaaactgaggcaacag TTGCCCGAGAGCTTCGAGGACATGGCAATGTATATCTCTCAGGAGTGGGGCCAGCAAGATCCTAGTAAGAGAGCTCTCTCAAGGGATATGGTGCAAGATAGCTATGAGAACGTGAGCACTCTAG AGTCCTGCACAGCCGGTCAGGAGAGCTTAGCCACCCAGGTGGAACAAGGAGGGAAGCCATGGGAGCCTAGTGTCCAAAGCTGCAGGGAAGGCGTGAGCCCCAGGAGCCCACTTCCAG gGGCAGAAAAGTTTCAGAACCCAGAAAGAAATGCTGAGtcagtttctcctgaaagtgccGATCCTCCAGTACTGTTGCCTGGCCTGGCCAGGAGGGAGGTGCCCTGGAGTCCCGAGGAGGGCAGACCCGATGACGGAGAAGGACACTGGGAATGTCCTTCAGAAGACAAAACAGAAGAGTCCTTGGTGGGAATCATAAGTTCTAGAGGACTGTTCCAGCCAAAGGAACAGCCCAAGAAATTGCATTTGTGCCCCTTGTGTGGCAAGAATTTTTCTAACAACTCAAACCTAATCAGGCACCAGAGACTGCATGCGGCAGAGAAGCTGTGTATGGACGTAGACTGTGGGGAAGTCTTTGGGGGGCATCCACATTTTCTGTCACTGCACAAAACACAGGTGGGAGAAGAAGCCCATAAGTGCCTTGAATGTGGAAAATGCTTCAGTCAAAACACCCACCTCATCCGCCATCAGCGCACCCACACGGGTGAAAAGCCCTATCAGTGCAATGTGTGTGGAAAGAGCTTCTCCTGCAACTCCAACCTCCACAGACACCAGAGGACACACACTGGGGAGAAGCCCTACAAGTGCCCCGAGTGCGGGGAGATCTTTGCTCACAGCTCCAACCTGCTCCGCCACCAGAGAATCCACACTGGGGAGAGGCCCTACCGCTGTAGCGAATGTGGGAAAAGCTTCTCTCGGAGTTCACACCTTGTCATTCATGAAAGAACCcacgagagagagagacttgaccCTTTCCCTGAGTGTGGGCAGGGCATGAATGACAGTCCCCCCTTTCTTACAAACCATGGAGCTCTCAGAGTGGAGAGGAAACTCTTTGAATGTTTAACTTGTGGGAAAAGTTTCCGGCAGGGCATGCACCTGACCAGACAtcagagaacacacacaggagaaaaacCATATAAGTGTGCCCTTTGCGGGGAAAACTTCTCTCATAGATCTAACTTGATCAGACACCAGAGAATTCACACGGGAGAAAAGCCTTACACCTGTCACGAGTGTGGAGACAGTTTCTCTCACAGTTCCAATCGGATCCGTCACCTGAGAACCCACACTGGAGAAAGGCCGTACAAATGTTCTCAGTGTGGAGAAAGCTTCTCTCGGAGCTCACGCCTCACGAGTCACCAGCGAACTCACACTGGTTAG